AAGGTATTGAAAATAAAAACTTTAGTTATGCAACGGCTGTTGGTTTATTTAACTCCCTGATTGGATTTACAATTGTAAGTGTATCCAACTGGTTCAGTCGTAAATTTAACGAAACATCCATTTGGTAAAGGAGTATTCATGAAAAGTCAAACAATGAAAAAAAAGAGTTATTTTAGTGAATTCAGAAATGAAGGCTTTGGTGATAAAGTATTTGATATATGTGTGTGGTTCTTGATATTACTGGCGGTCTGTGTAACCCTGTATCCCTTCGTTTATGTAATAAGTGTATCGGTTAGTTCAGGGACGGCGGTATCAAGAGGAGATGTAGTATTATTTCCGAAAGGTTTTAACTTGGATGCGTATGGAATGGTAACCCAGTATAAACAGTTGTGGATATCCTATGGTAATACTTTCTTCTATACAATAGTAGGTACTTTTTTGAATATTGTATTTACCTGCCTTGCTGCATATCCGTTATCAAGAAAAGAGTTTTTCTTAAGAAAAAAATTAAATTTCTTTCTTGCCTTTACTATGTATTTTAGTGGTGGCTTAATTCCTGGTTATATGGTAGTAACAGGTCTTGGCTTTTACAACAGCAGATGGGCAATGATTATTCCTTTTCTGTTAAGTGCTTACAATGTTATGATATGCAGGTCTGCGATGGAAGCAATTCCAGAAGACTTATTTGAAAATGCTGCCTTAGAGGGAGCCAATGATTTTATAATTCTAACTAAAATAGCAATTCCTTTAGTAAAACCTACACTTGCCGTATTAACACTTTATTATGCAGTGGCAAGATACAATGATTTCTTTAATGCAATGTTATATTTAGGAAAGAGCCAGCTGCAACCTTTACAGATGTTTTTAAGAAGAGTCCTTATTATAGCTTCTTCCGAGATACTACAGTCTGCAGGTTCTACAGGAGCGGCGGCAGCAGCACAGTCAACTTTACAAATTCGTTATGTCTGTATTGTATTGGCTACCATTCCTATTATATGTATTTGTCCATTTATTCAAAAGTATTTGGTAAAGGGCACCATGCTTGGAGCAGTGAAAGCATAAGTTTAGCACAGTGCATTTATCACAATGCGTTTAAAAGAGATGTAGTTCATCTCAAACAGATGGTTATAATCAGAAATGATTACATGACATATTGTTGAGTTGTCATTTCGATTCATAATAAATTAAACATTATATGGAGGGTTTATTTCATGAAAAAAGTTAAAAAATTAACAGCACTTTTTCTTTCCTTTACGCTAGCCGCTTCTTTATTGGCAGGTTGTTCAGGAAACAAAAGCAACACACCAGTTGAGGGAGGAGATAACACAGGAAGTACAGATAGTTATACTTATACCGGTGCAGGTCCCATTACTGATAAAGAAGGGGCTCAATTAAGTATTTTGGCAACCAACTCTTGGTACTCAACAGTAGACTTAACAAGCAATGATGCTTTAATTGTTAAAGAAGTAGAAAAAAGAGCAGGTGTTACTGTAGATTGGACAATGATTGATCCTACAACCTATACAGATGCAGTTAGCCCTATGCTTGCATCCGGTTCTGATCTTCAGGATATTGTATACTTACCGGATCTTGACTTAAATTCTTCTTACATTAACTCCGGTTTATTCGAACCACTGGATGAACACTTTGATTCAATGCCTAACTATAAAGCATTTTTAGATGCGAATCCTACGATTAAAGCGTCCTTAACCGCTGAGGATGGTCACATCTATTATGTTCCTATCGTAGGTCTTACTGATAATTATCTGCCTAATGTTATGTATAACGTAAAATGGTTAGAACAGCTTAGTATGGAACAACCTAAGACTTTGGATGAACTTGTAACAGTATTAAGAGCATTCCGTGATAATGATATGAACGGTAATGGCGATACTACAGATGAAATTCCTATGAGTATTGAGTCTAAACAGCTGCCTTTTATGTTTGGACCTGCTTTTGGACTTGATTTAGTAAATGGGTTCTATGCAGACGATAATGGAACGGTACATTACTCTTATTACGAAAGCGAGAATTACAAAGAGTACTTAAGCTTTTTAAATAGCCTATACGAAGAGGGATTACTTGAAGTAGAATATACTTCCTTAACCCGTGACCAGATTACAGAGCGATTTGCACAAAATCTTACTGGTGTTACTTTTGATTTTAGCTGGCAGATGTCTCAGTTATACAGTAAACAGTTCCCAGAATATGATGGAACTACAGGAATTATCGTTGGTGGAGAACCATTATCCGGTAATTATCCAGGTGCATATACTGGCGGAAATCCTGTTAAAGGTATCTTTGGAGTTACAAAAGCCGGAAAAAATTTAGAGCTTGCAGTTAGATTCTTAGATTTTGCAGTAAGTGAAGAATGCCAGGATTTATATGTTTGGGGTATTGAAGGTGAGTCTTATGTTGTGAATGCTGATAATTCAAAATCCTTTACAGAAAAAGCTTTAACTGATAATTTATGGCTGCAGGGATTAGGAATTAATCCTCCTTGTCTTCCATTCCGCAATAGTATTCCGGCAACCAATGTATTATTACCTCAGTGGCATGTAGAGGTTGATACAAAACTTGCTACTATGACAAAACCTTCTTGGCCACAGATTTATGCAACTTCTGAGGAAACTAGTACTCTTTCTCAATATCTTGTTGATATTCAGACCTATGTAGAGCAGATGGCAGTAGCCTTTATCTCTGGTAATACAAGCCTTAATGAATTTGATAGCTACATTTCAACTTTAAAAAATATGAATGTAGAAGAAATTATTAAGATTAAACAAGCTCAATATGACAGATTCTCAAGTGCATTAAAATAAGTATTATTAATAAAGTTAGTGGGGCTGCTGTAACAAAATTGCAGCAGTCCCATTTACTTTTTGTATGGTTTCAGGTAGTATGAAATATAAAATAAAAGTTTGTTGACAGCGGAAAGGGTATGGTCTTAAGTGGAATGAATCGTATTATTAATATTAAAAAATATTATACCTGTAAGGAACATCTGGATAAGAAGTTTGATTCCGGAAGAAAAAGCAGGCTCAAGGCTGAGACAAAAGAAGAGTATCTAAAATGGAAAGAAGAAACCAGAACGTTATTAAAAAAAGTAATCGGCCTTGACAAGATGGAAACCTGTGAACTAAATCCGGAGACACTAGAAGTAATCAGACTAGAAAATGGTATTACTCGTGAAAAGGTAGTAATACAGGTTGAACCTGATGTATATATGCCCTTTTATATCTTAATTCCGCCTGTGATAAAAACAGATGAAATTCAATGCTTTCTTGCATTGCCGGGACATTCTGGAGCTGGAAAGTATTCTATAGCAGGTTGCTATGAGATTCCTGCTGTTGCAGATAAGATAAAGGAATTCAATTACGATTATGGCATGCAGTTAGCTCTCTTAGGATATGTGGTGCTGTGCCCGGATATCCGTGGTTTTGGAGAAAGAAGAGAAGAAGCACTCCAAACAGATGACGAATCTGCATTCATAAACAGCACCTGTTTTCATTTGTCACATATGGCAGAGCCTTTGGGACAAACAGTTACCGGTATGAACACCTGGGATATGATGAGACTGCTTGATTACCTGAAAAAGCGGAACGAATGGAAGTATGATAAGGTCGGCTGCGTAGGATTTTCAGGAGGAGGCATGTTAACACTCTGGCTGTCGGCTTTAGACGACAGAATACAACAAGCTATTATCAGTGGTTATCTATATGGCTATAAGGATTCACTTTTAACACTGAATGGTAATTGCAGCTGCAATTATATTCCCCATCTTTGGGAGTATGTGGATATGGGAGATATAGGTGCACTGTTAGCACCCAGGCAGGTAATGATTCAATCCTGTAGGGATGACCATTTGAACGGACCAAGAGGACTCATTAATGTATATGAACAGCTTGAAATTATGAAAAAGGCTTATCGGTTGTTTGGAGCAGAAGAGAATATCAAGCATGATATCAGAGAAGGCGGACACCGCTTTCATAATGAAGTATTTCCACTTTTCTTTCACTGTTAATAATTA
The nucleotide sequence above comes from Anaerocolumna cellulosilytica. Encoded proteins:
- a CDS encoding carbohydrate ABC transporter permease encodes the protein MKSQTMKKKSYFSEFRNEGFGDKVFDICVWFLILLAVCVTLYPFVYVISVSVSSGTAVSRGDVVLFPKGFNLDAYGMVTQYKQLWISYGNTFFYTIVGTFLNIVFTCLAAYPLSRKEFFLRKKLNFFLAFTMYFSGGLIPGYMVVTGLGFYNSRWAMIIPFLLSAYNVMICRSAMEAIPEDLFENAALEGANDFIILTKIAIPLVKPTLAVLTLYYAVARYNDFFNAMLYLGKSQLQPLQMFLRRVLIIASSEILQSAGSTGAAAAAQSTLQIRYVCIVLATIPIICICPFIQKYLVKGTMLGAVKA
- a CDS encoding extracellular solute-binding protein; its protein translation is MKKVKKLTALFLSFTLAASLLAGCSGNKSNTPVEGGDNTGSTDSYTYTGAGPITDKEGAQLSILATNSWYSTVDLTSNDALIVKEVEKRAGVTVDWTMIDPTTYTDAVSPMLASGSDLQDIVYLPDLDLNSSYINSGLFEPLDEHFDSMPNYKAFLDANPTIKASLTAEDGHIYYVPIVGLTDNYLPNVMYNVKWLEQLSMEQPKTLDELVTVLRAFRDNDMNGNGDTTDEIPMSIESKQLPFMFGPAFGLDLVNGFYADDNGTVHYSYYESENYKEYLSFLNSLYEEGLLEVEYTSLTRDQITERFAQNLTGVTFDFSWQMSQLYSKQFPEYDGTTGIIVGGEPLSGNYPGAYTGGNPVKGIFGVTKAGKNLELAVRFLDFAVSEECQDLYVWGIEGESYVVNADNSKSFTEKALTDNLWLQGLGINPPCLPFRNSIPATNVLLPQWHVEVDTKLATMTKPSWPQIYATSEETSTLSQYLVDIQTYVEQMAVAFISGNTSLNEFDSYISTLKNMNVEEIIKIKQAQYDRFSSALK
- a CDS encoding dienelactone hydrolase family protein, producing MVLSGMNRIINIKKYYTCKEHLDKKFDSGRKSRLKAETKEEYLKWKEETRTLLKKVIGLDKMETCELNPETLEVIRLENGITREKVVIQVEPDVYMPFYILIPPVIKTDEIQCFLALPGHSGAGKYSIAGCYEIPAVADKIKEFNYDYGMQLALLGYVVLCPDIRGFGERREEALQTDDESAFINSTCFHLSHMAEPLGQTVTGMNTWDMMRLLDYLKKRNEWKYDKVGCVGFSGGGMLTLWLSALDDRIQQAIISGYLYGYKDSLLTLNGNCSCNYIPHLWEYVDMGDIGALLAPRQVMIQSCRDDHLNGPRGLINVYEQLEIMKKAYRLFGAEENIKHDIREGGHRFHNEVFPLFFHC